GATCTCGCGCAACTTCTTCTCCGCCATCCCTTCGTAATGTTCGAAGGTAATGCTGTCGACGTCCCGCCCTTTGGAACGATCCCGGGCAATCCCCAGAAACGTCGCAATCCCGCCGATCCGCTTCGACCGGCGCTTCACTCGCTCGAGCTCCTGATCGATGGAGAAATTCTCGCGCTGCACCCGCACAAACTGGCTGTCATCTATTGGTTCCATGCCAGATCCACCTGCAAAGGGAGGCAAGAGAGCAATCTCGTCGCCGTCCCGGATTTCCGTTTCCTCGTGGGCAATCTCCTGATTGACCGACACCAGGACCTTCTTCTTATGGATGAGTTCACCGATCTGCGGATA
This genomic window from Nitrospira sp. contains:
- a CDS encoding molybdenum cofactor biosynthesis protein MoaE; the protein is MVTIKLFGMTKMLAGNQGSLSLALTNGQRVKDLVELLDGGYPQIGELIHKKKVLVSVNQEIAHEETEIRDGDEIALLPPFAGGSGMEPIDDSQFVRVQRENFSIDQELERVKRRSKRIGGIATFLGIARDRSKGRDVDSITFEHYEGMAEKKLREIRERALKDFDILELLIIHRYGEITIGENIVLIIAGAEHRAEAFQACKWAIDELKQITPIWKLEHTPEGEVWVEEHP